A window from Primulina huaijiensis isolate GDHJ02 chromosome 11, ASM1229523v2, whole genome shotgun sequence encodes these proteins:
- the LOC140987718 gene encoding uncharacterized protein gives MESTVRIELWHGGKFDEQHNNLYRDGKKFVIPDVDLDRFCLDDLFDMLKAAGGQQMNVDFFFQLPKNAFTTEMVKIVGDAEIRTMCNFFRNHSVITLWSQENNFTPLKDAIIGVGCNPSDDTKAGPLVMNATDDNEGGTSESFGSDLIDDNDIGLDDVSIGDDEDSLDGSFHESDEDVDSDSSTENDAEDDKRRSQSKPHNEKATECWYSDIELEDELISFVSSDDDDSCSKHHVFSERMNMKRFELVVGMKFKDVHEFRSVLVDWTVRSGAELVFKKNEKRRVTAVCKAGCEWRLHASLGQ, from the exons ATGGAATCGACAGTTAGGATTGAGTTGTGGCATGGTGGGAAATTTGATGAGCAGCACAACAACTTATACAGAGATGGTAAGAAATTTGTGATTCCAGATGTTGATCTTGATAGGTTTTGCctcgatgacttgtttgataTGTTAAAAGCGGCTGGAGGACAACAAATGAATGTGGATTTTTTCTTCCAATTGCCGAAAAATGCATTTACCACTGAAATGGTGAAGATTGTTGGTGATGCAGAGATCCGTACGATGTGTAATTTCTTTAGGAATCATAGTGTTATAACATTGTGGTCACAAGAGAATAATTTCACCCCACTGAAAGATGCAATTATTGGTGTTGGATGTAATCCAAGTGATGATACAAAGGCTGGACCACTAGTAATGAATGCAACTGATGATAATGAAGGGGGGACAAGTGAGTCATTTGGGAGTGACCTGATAGATGATAACGACATTGGACTTGATGATGTTTCAATTGGAGATGATGAAGACTCATTAGATGGTAGCTTTCATGAATCTGATGAGGATGTTGATTCAGACTCTTCTACAGAGAATGATGCAGAAGATGATAAAAGAAGAAGCCAATCGAAGCCACATAATGAAAAGGCCACAGAGTGTTGGTATAGCGACATTGAGTTAGAGGATGAACTTATTAGTTTTGTAAGTTCTGATGATGATGATTCTTGTTCAAAACATCATGTCTTCTCTGAGAGAATGAACATGAAAAGGTTTGAACTGGTAGTGGGTATGAAATTCAAAGATGTGCATGAATTTAGAAGTGTTCTTGTTGATTGGACTGTGAGATCTGGAGCGGAGCTAGTATTTAAAAAGAATGAGAAAAGAAGGGTTACTGCAGTGTGCAAGGCTGGATGTGAATGGAGATTGCATGCCAGTTTG GGCCAGTAA
- the LOC140988704 gene encoding uncharacterized protein, which translates to MIVCENPTIPVDKLKRLIRRKCNVDVSKYKAYRAKKAALEKLKGKFKDQYLKLWDYCETVRKYNPGSKILVKRDHSFSVPTFQRMYFSLQALKSGFLAGCRPVIGLDGCFLKTNYGGQLLVAIGRDGNENVFPISMAVVQVENFDNWRWFISELLEDIGFERWTFISDRQKGLLEALNELAPECEHRFCVRHLYQNFARKHPGLELKGMLWAAASTTNKNEFAMWMKRIEAADRKTSPDHETAAEWLNKIPPAHWARSHFLISSFSDVIVNNMVESFNSYILEARDMPIISMFEWIRTKLMTRIQVKREGIEKYGGEICPNIVKTLNENEQKSRNCVVFFCGMMEYQIQTPN; encoded by the coding sequence ATGATTGTGTGCGAGAATCCTACAATTCCAGTGGACAAGCTTAAAAGACTTATCAGAAGAAAATGTAATGTAGATGTGAGCAAATATAAAGCATACAGGGCCAAGAAAGCTGCTCTAGAAAAACTTAAAGGAAAGTTTAAAGATCAATATCTTAAACTTTGGGATTACTGTGAGACTGTTAGGAAATATAACCCAGGTAGCAAGATTTTAGTGAAAAGGGATCACTCATTTTCTGTGCCTACATTTCAAAGAATGTATTTTAGTCTTCAAGCTTTGAAGTCTGGGTTTTTAGCTGGTTGTCGACCTGTTATAGGTCTTGATGGATGTTTCTTGAAAACAAATTACGGTGGACAACTTCTAGTAGCTATTGGCAGAGATGgaaatgaaaatgttttcccAATATCAATGGCAGTGGTGCAAGTGGAGAATTTTGATAATTGGAGATGGTTCATTAGTGAGTTGTTGGAAGACATCGGATTCGAGAGATGGACATTCATCAGTGACAGACAAAAGGGGCTGTTAGAGGCGCTTAATGAGCTTGCACCAGAGTGTGAACATAGATTTTGTGTACGCCATTTGTACCAAAATTTTGCAAGAAAGCATCCTGGTTTAGAATTGAAAGGAATGTTGTGGGCAGCCGCAAGTACAACAAACAAGAATGAGTTTGCTATGTGGATGAAAAGAATAGAAGCAGCTGATAGAAAGACTTCTCCAGATCATGAGACTGCAGCTGAATGGTTGAACAAAATCCCACCTGCTCATTGGGCCAGGTCTCATTTCCTTATTTCTTCATTTTCCGATGTTATTGTTAATAACATGGTTGAATCTTTTAATAGCTATATTTTGGAGGCAAGAGATATGCCCATAATCTCTATGTTTGAATGGATTAGAACCAAATTAATGACAAGAATTCAGGTGAAGAGAGAGGGAATAGAGAAGTACGGGGGTGAGATTTGTCCTAACATTGTTAAAACATTGAATGAAAACGAACAAAAGAGCAGAAATTGTGTTGTTTTCTTTTGTGGAATGATGGAGTACCAGATTCAGACTCCAAATTGA